TCTATGCCGATCTTTCCGAGATGCTCATGTTCGCCGGCAATGGCCTGATGCCTGCCGAAGGACTCGATGCCGCCCGCGAGGCGCTCAAGATTGATCCGAAGAACAGCAAGGCGCGCTACTACGAAGCCCTTGGCCTTTCGCAGGACAACCAGCATGCCGCCGCCCTTGCGGCCTTCGAATCCCTGCTGGCCGACTCCGCCAGCGACGCGCCTTGGCGCCCTGCGGTTGAAAAGCAGATCGCAGCGTTGAAGCAGCCCCAGGCCAATCCGACCGGCCCCACGCAGAACCAGGTCGAAGCCGCCGGCGCGATGACGGCGGGCGACCAGCAGTCCATGATCCGCTCCATGGTGGATGGTCTTGCGGCGAAACTTGAGGCTGATCCCAAGAACCTGGATGGCTGGCTCCGCCTTATTCGCGCCCGCGTTGTGCTGAAGGAAGCAGACGTCGCCCAGGCGGCACTCGACAAGGCGCGCGGCATTTTTGATGGAGATCAAGGTGCAGCGGCCCAGCTTTCGGCATTGGCGCAGGAATTGGGTTTGAAATGACACGCAAACAGACACGCACCGCCATCATCCTCGCTTCGCTTGCCGTGCTCGGCATCGCCGCGGGCCTCATCCTCTACGCCATCCGCGACACCATCGTGTTCTTCTACACGCCGAGTGAAATTGCCGAAAAGGGCGTGCAGCCAGGCAGCCGGCTCCGTCTTGGGGGATTGGTGGAGCAGGGCACGCTGAAGCAGGGCAGCAACGCCATCTACACTTTCGCCGTCACCGACACGATCAAGAGCCTGTCCGTCAGCTACAAAGGGCAACTGCCGGACCTGTTCCGGGAGGGCCAGGGCGTGGTGGCGGAAGGTGTGCTGCAGGGTGACGGCACGATGCTGGCTGATACGGTGCTGGCCAAGCATGACGAAAAATACATGCCCAAGGACGTGGCCGACAAGCTAAAGGAAAAGGGCGTCTGGCAGGAAGGCCAGGGTGGCGCCCAGCCAGCGACGCAGTCAGGAGCCCAGGGAACGTCGCCGTGATCATCGAATTTGGCCACTTTGCTCTCATCCTCGCGCTTGCCGTGGCCTTGTATCAGACGGTCGTGCCGCAATGGGGTGCCTGGCGCAATGATGCGACTCTCATGGCGTCAGCATCCGTCGCAGCCGTGACACAGCTGATCTTGCTGGCAATTGCATTCGCGGCCCTGACCCACGCCTATCTCACGTCGGATTTTTCCGTCTTGAACGTGGCCGAAAATTCTCACTCGGCGAAACCTTTGCTCTACAAGCTGAGTGGCGTGTGGGGAAACCATGAGGGCTCCATGCTGCTCTGGGTGTTCATCCTGTCGCTGTTCGGTGCTGCCGTTGCGGTCTTTGGCCGTGACTTGCCGGAAACGACGAAGGCGCGCATCCTGTCGGTGCAGGGCTCTGTCGGCCTCGCCTTCCTCATCTTCATCACCGTTGCGAGCAATCCCTTCCTGCGCCTGCTCCCGCCGCCAGTGGAGGGGAACGGACTCAATCCGATCCTGCAGGACCCGGCCCTCGCTTTTCATCCTCCCTTCCTCTACGGCGGCTACGTTGGTCTCTCGATTGCGTTCTCGTTTGCGGTGGCGGCATTGATCGAAGGCCGTGTGGACGCAGCCTGGGCCCGCTGGGTCCGGCCGTGGACGCTGGTCTCCTGGGCCCTGCTGACCATCGGCATCGGCATGGGAGCGTGGTGGGCCTATTACGAACTGGGCTGGGGCGGCTTCTGGTTCTGGGACCCGGTCGAAAATGCCAGCCTCATGCCCTGGCTCATCGCCACGGCGCTGCTGCATTCTGCAACCATCGTGGAAAAGCGCGGCGCACTGAAGATCTGGACGATCCTGCTGTCCATCCTCGCCTTCTCGCTGTCACTGGTCGGCACCTTCCTTGTCCGCTCGGGTGTACTGACCTCGGTCCATGCCTTTGCGGTGGACCCCGAACGCGGCATTTTCATTCTTTCCATTCTCGCGGTTTTCGTCGGCGGAAGCCTGACGCTCTTTGCCGCGCGTGCCCCCTCGCTGAAGGCGGGCGGGCTGTTTGCGACGGTGAGCCGTGAAGGCGGACTCGTTCTCAACAACCTCCTGCTCTCCGCCGCCTGCGCCGCTGTCTTCATCGGCACGCTGTATCCGCTCGCGCTGGAAACACTGACGGGCGAAAAGATTTCGGTCGGCGCGCCGTATTTCAACCTCACCTTCGGACCGATCTTTATTCCGCTGCTGCTGCTCGTGCCGCTCGGACCCATGCTGACCTGGAAGCGTGCTGACATTCTGGCGGCCTTGCGCCGCCTGTGGTGGGCCGCGGCCCTCGCCTTGTTGGTGACGCTGCTGGTTCTGATGGTGACAGTGCGCGGGCCCTGGCTCGCGCCCCTTGGAATCGCCGTGGGCCTCTGGCTGATTTTCGGCTCGGCCGCCGAGATCATCCAGCGCGCAGGCTTCGGCCACCAGACCACGGCCATTGCCTGGCTGCGCTTGAAAGGTTTGCCGCGCAGTGCCTTTGGCACGGCACTGGCTCATGGCGGGTTGGGCATGATCGTGATCGGCGTGATCGTCCTTTCCCTGTGGAAGGAAGAACACATCGTCACCCTCAAGCCCGGCGGCGAAATCCCGGTGGCGGGCTACACCGTGGTATTCAAGGATGTGCAGCCGCTGGTCGGTCCCAATTATGACGGCACCTACGGCCGCTTCGAAATCATGCGGGGCGACCGTCTCGTCAAGGAAGTGGTCTCGGAGAAGCGCCAGTTCCGCCCGCGCAGCATGCCAACAACCGAAGTGGGCCTGATGCAGGGCGTCTGGGGCGACATCTATGTCGTGCTCGGCGATCCCGGCGAGGATGGAGCCTACGTGGTGCGCGCTTCATTCAATCCCATGGCGAGCGTCATCTGGCTGGGTGCGCTGGTGATGTTCCTGGGCGGCCTCCTGTCGCTGACAGACCGGCGGCTCCGCATCGGGGTGCCCAAGCGTGCAGCCGCTCCGGTGAACGCGATGCCAAGCCCTGCCGAGTAATGACCATGCTTCGTTTCTTCTCTGCGGCACTCCTCACCCTCTGGCTCGCGCTGCCGGCCTTTGCGGTTCAGCCCGACGAAATGCTGAAGGATCCGGCGCTGGAGGCCCGCGCCAGGCACATTTCCGCCGGGCTGCGCTGCCTTGTCTGCCAGAACCAGTCGATTGATGAGTCCGACGCCGGCGTGGCGCGGGATCTTCGTGTCCTGATCCGTGAACAGTTGCAGCAGAAGAAATCGGATGACGAGATCATTGCCTTCGTGGTGGACCGCTACGGCGAATATGTCCTCCTCAAGCCGCGGCTCGAAACACGGACGCTCGTACTCTGGCTCACGCCGTTTGCGATTCTTCTTGTTGGCGGGGCCTTCATCCTGCTTCGCCGCCGCCAGCCCGAAACGGCACCGGACCAGCTGAGCGATGCCGAAAAGGCCGCATTGGACGCCATCCTGCGCAAATAAGCCGGATTTGCCGTCAACTTGCCGCAAGTCTTACAGAGTTTTCATGCCGCCGTAATGGCGGCGTAAGGCTGTTCACCTTATCTCTTCACCATCCCACGGACACATGGAGTGATGAGACAATGTCAGCCCCCTTTTCCCCTTCCAAGAAGACGATCCTCGGCCTGATGGCAGCCGCCCTGATGGGTACGACGCTGCTCACGGCCTCGACTTTCCTTCCTCCCCCCGGTCATGCCTTGGCGCAGACCCAGACCCAGATTGCCGTTGACCCAACGCGCAGCTTCGCCCCTCTCGTCGAGAAGGTGATGCCGTCGGTGGTGAGCGTTCAGGTGAAGATCGCTGAGGTCTCCGACACCGGAGGCTCACAGCAGATTCCCGAGCAGTTCCGCGATTTCTTCAACCAGTTCCCCCAGTTCCGCGACCAGCTGCCCGGCGGCCCGGGTCAGCGTCCGCAACGCCATGACGGCATGGCCGTCGGCTCTGGCTTCGTCATCTCCAACGATGGCTATGTCGTCACCAACAACCACGTGGTCGATAGCGCCAAGTCGGTCCAGGTGACGTTCCAGGACGGCAACAGCTTCGATGCCACCGTTGTCGGCACCGATGCCAAGACCGACCTCGCCCTCCTCAAGATCAAGTCCGACAAGTCCTTCCCCGCAGTGACCCTCGCGGCGGATGAAGCCAAGGTCGGCGACTGGGTGATGGCCGTGGGCAATCCCTTCGGTCTGGGTGGAACGGTGACCGCCGGTATCGTCTCGGCCCGTGGCCGTGACATCGGCAATGGCCCCTATGACGATTTCCTGCAGATTGACGCCTCCATCAACAAGGGCAATTCCGGCGGCCCGTCCTTCAACCTCAACGGTGAGGTTGTGGGTGTGAACTCGGCGATCTTCTCGCCGTCAGGTGGTTCGGTGGGCATCGGTTTCGCCATCCCCGCCTCGATTGTACGTGACGTTGTGGACAGCCTGAAGTCGAATGGCGCCGTGACCCGCGGTTGGCTCGGCGTCCAGATCCAGCCCGTGACTGACGACCTGGCGGAGAGCCTCGGCCTTGACAAGGCCAAGGGTGCAATCGTTTCCGATCTGACGGAAGACTCGCCCGCCCAGAAGTCCGGCATCAAGCAGGGTGACACCATCCTGAAGGCCAACGGCGAGGACATCGACGATGCCCGCGACCTGGCCCGCACCATCGCCAAGGTGAAGCCGGGTACCGAAATCGCGGTCGACATCTACCGTGCCGGCAAGCCCGAAACGATCAAGGTGAAGATCGGCACCATGCCGGGTGAACCACAGAAGATGGCAGGCGTGAACAAGCCCGACGATGGGTTTGATCTCTCGAACCTTGGTTTGCAGGTTGCTCCCGCCGATGACGGCGCAGGCGTGAAGATCACGTCTGTGGAACCGGATTCGGCAGCAGCGGACCGCGGATTGAAGGAGGGCGACATCATTCTTGAAGTCGCCGGCCACCAGGTCGCCAACGCCGCCGACATGAAGGATGCCCTTCAGAAGGAAGACGGCAAGCGCGTGTTGATGCTGGTTCGCTCCGGCGACAGCCAGCGTTACATCGCACTTCCTCGTGAACGGAGTTGAAAAACCGGGTTGTCATACCCATCGTAGTATAACCCAAAGAGCGCAGACGCTTCCCCGCTCAGCGACGGCGCTCTAAGGCGCGGAGACAGGCTTCCCCCCGACGTTCCCCTGAACTGTCTCCGCGCCACCCCTTTCCAAGAGAGATTTTCTTATGCAAGTAGCATCTGGAGAGACTGCGACTCGCCAGGGCCGAGGCGCCCGGGGAAGATCAATGCGGGTATTGGTAATCGAGGACGACCGCGAAGCGGGTACCTGGCTCGTGAAGGGCCTGGAAGAGTCCGGCCATGTGGCCGACCTCGCCACCGACGGCGAGGAAGGCCTCGCCATGGCCCGCGAAGGCATTCACGATGTCATGATCGTGGACCGCATGCTGCCCAAGCTCGACGGCCTTTCCATCATCAAGACCATTCGTGCCGAAGGAATCGCGACCCCGGTCCTCATCCTGAGCGCCCTTTCCGACGTGGATGAGCGGGTGAAGGGCCTGCGCGCCGGTGGCGACGACTACCTTGCCAAACCCTACGCTTTCTCCGAACTTCTGGCCCGCGTTGAGGGCATGAAACGGCGCGGCCCTGAACAGGTGCAGGACACCAAGCTTCGAGCGTGTGACCTGGAAATGGACCTCCTCTCGCGCAGCGTCTTGCGCGGTGGAAAGCCCATTCCCCTGCAGCCCCGCGAATTCAAGCTGCTGGAATATCTCGTCCGCAACGCCGGCCACATCGTCACCCGCACCATGCTGCTGGAAAACGTCTGGGATTATCACTTCGACCCGCAGACCAATGTGATCGACGTCCATGTCTCGCGCCTGCGCAGCAAGATCGACAAGGGTTTCGACGAGCCCTTGCTTCAGACGGTTCGTGGTGCCGGATATATGATCCGTGACAATTAATTCGAAGATCTTCCGCACCTCGACCTTCCGTCTCGCGGCCATCTACCTCATCTTCTTCGCCTTATCCGTCAGCTCCGTATTGGGCTATGTCTACTGGAATACGGTCGGCATCCTCGAACGCCAGACCGACGAGACGATCCGCGCCGAGGTGCAGGGCCTGTCTGACCAGTACCGGCTTCTCAGCCTCGCGGGCGTCGTGGATGTGGTGAAGCGGCGCATCGAGGAGGGCGGTGGCTCCATCTACCTGCTCGTCAATTCCGACCTGGAACGGATCATCGGCAACATTGACATGTTGCCTGCCGCCAATACCGGCGAAGCGGGTTGGGTGGATTTCCCGATTGCCGTCGGCAAGGGCATCGCCCGCCAGCGCCATACGGGCCGCGCCTATCACGCGCCCCTCCCCGGAGGCTACCTCCTGCTCGTCGGCAGGGACGTGGAAGAACAGCGGCTCTTCAGCACAACAATCCGTCAGGCGGTGAGCTGGGCCCTGGGGCTCGCGCTCGTGCTGGGCCTTGGCGGCGGTTGGCTTCTCAGCCGCAACTTCCTGCGCCGGGTCGATGCCATCACCGAGACGAGCCGCACCATCATGGCGGGCGACTTCACGCAGCGCATGCCCGTTTCCGGTTCCGATGACGAACTGGATCGGCTGGCCCAATCCCTCAACGATATGCTGGGACAGATCGAACGCCTGATGGCGGGCATGAAAGAGGTGTCCGGCAACGTGGCACACGACCTGCGCACGCCACTCACCCGCATGCGCGCCCGGATCGAATCCGCGCTCCGCTCCGACGAACCCGCTGGCCACAAGTTGGCGCTGGAAAAGACGCTGGAAGACAGCGACCGCTTGCTCAGCACCTTCAACGCGCTTCTCTCCATCGCCCGGGCGGAGGCAGGCCAGTCCCGCGAAGGACTGGCGGAGACGGATGCGGCAAGCATCGTGCATGAGGTAGCGGAACTCTACGAGCCCATCGTGGAGGACGCCGGCGGAACGCTGAAGCTGGAGGTGGAGCCGGACATTCCCGTGCGTGCCGACCGCCAGCTTCTGGCGCAAGCCCTGAGCAACCTTCTCGACAACGCCCTCAAATACGGCGGCACGGAAGAGGCCAAGGGAACGGTCGTGACCGTCACGGCAAAGTCCGTGGACGGCAAGGCCGTCATCACCGTTGCTGACACCGGGAGCGGCATCGCACCCGAAGACCGCACTCGTGTGCTGGACCGCTTCGTGCGTCTGGACGAAAGCCGCAACAAGCCCGGCAATGGCCTGGGACTCAGCCTCGTCTCCTCCGTCATGAAACTCCACGGCGGCTCGCTGACGCTGGAGGATGCAGGCCCCGGCCTTCTGGCCAAGCTGGAATTGCCCTTGCTGGCAGAGGCGCGCAGCCCCGCCTGAGACATTCGGCAGCGTCTCAAGCATCTCGACATCGCCGGGTTGTGCGCTATCACCGTTCCATGAGCCTTGCCCTGAAAGACCGTATACACGGCCACTGGCCTTTGGGCCTCGATACCGCGGCCATCGTGCGTTTTCGCGAAGGTGTGGTACCCGCGATACTGCGCCGCCTCGACGCGGCCCGGCCGCTCGTGGACGCCATCGTCTCCGCCTCACCCTATCTGCGCGGCCTTCTCGCCCATGACCCGGAATTCGCCGCCACATGCCTTGAGACTTCGCCAGAGGAAATCCTTGCAAGTATCTGCGCAGAAACTGAAAAATCGGCTTATGCGGGAGATATAGCAGAGACGGCGAAGCTGTTGCGACAATTCAAAGCGAAGGCGGCGCTGCTGTTGGGCCTCGCGGATATCGGCCGCGCCTGGCCACTCGAAACAGTGACGCAAGCTCTCACCCGGTTTGCCGACACCGCTGTGTCGGCTGCCGTCAACGCGCTGCTGCTTGAAGCCCGCGCGGGCGGCAAACTCGTGCTCAACGATCCCGCTCGGCCATCGCTCGACTGCGGCTACACCGTCATCGCCATGGGCAAGCATGGCGCGGGCGAACTCAATTATTCCAGTGACATTGACCTGATCGTCCTGTTCGATCCCGAGACCATGCCCGTGGCAGAGGGGCAGGAGGCTTCATCAATCGCGATCCGCATCACCCGCAAGCTGGTGAGTCTGCTTCAGGACGTGGATGAAAACGGCTACGTCTTCCGGACCGACCTTCGCCTGCGCCCCGACCCCCGCGCCACCCAGGTGGCAATCGCCATCGAGGCGGCGGCCAACTACTACGAAAACCTCGGCCAGAACTGGGAACGCGCCGCCTACATCAAGGCCCGCGCCGCAGCGGGCGACATCGCGCTCGGCGAGGAGTTCCTGGCGCGGCTCCGCCCTTACGTCTGGCGCAAGTACCTCGACTTCGCCTCCATCTCCGATGTGCAGTCGTTGATCCGGCAAATCCACGCCGTGAAGGGCCATGGCGAAATCGCCGTTGAAGGTCACAATCTCAAGCTCGGCCGCGGCGGCATCCGCGAGATCGAATTCTTCGTCCAGACGCAACAACTGATCGCCGGAGGCCGCAATCCGAAACTGCGGGGGCGCTCGACATTGGCGATGTTGCAGGCCTTGGCCGACGCGCGCTGGATCACGCCGGACACGGCCGCGGAGCTGACCGAGTGCTATGTCGTCCTGCGAACTTGCGAGCACCGCGCCCAGATGATCGATGACCACCAGACCCACCACGTGCCGTCGAAGCCCGAGGCCTTCGAGAATTATGCACGCCTCTGCGGCTGCGGCCATGGTGGTGCCCTTGCGGGAAAATTGCGGGGCGTGCTGGAGACAGTTCAGCGCCATTCCTCGCGCCTGTTCGAAACCTCTGATGCGTTGGCAGGCGAGAGCGGCAGCCTCGTTTTCACCGGCGGCGAGGATGATCCCGAAACCATCGAGACACTGGAACGCATGGGCTTCCAGCAACCGTCGGAAGTCTCTGCCACCATCCGCGGTTGGCATTTCGGACGGTATGCGGCGACCCGAACGCGCCGTGCCCGCGAAGACCTCACCGAACTCATGCCTGCCTTGCTTCAGGCCCTGGCGCGCGATGGCGATGCCGACCGCGCTTTCACCTCCTTCGATCGTTTCCTCTCCGGCCTTGGCGCGGGCGTTCAGCTTTTTGCCATGCTGAAGGCGAACCCCGGGCTTCTTGACCTGATCGCCCGCATTCTCGGAACTGCGCCGCGTCTGGCGGAAGGCATGAGCCGCCGCCCACGCGTACTGGAAGCGGTGCTCGAACCTGGCTTCTTCGGGCCGCTGCCCCCGCGTGAGCAGGTGCAGGCCCTGGCCGATCAGATTCTCCCGGCCGATCTGTCGCTGGAAGAAGCCATGGACCGCGCCCGCGTGCTGGGCCGCGAACAGCAATTCCGTGTGGGCGTGCGCGTGCTCTCCGACACCTTGTCGGCCGAGGAGGCGGGCACGGGCTTCGCCAACATCGCCGACATGATGATCGGGCACCTCCTCGCCGCATCCAGGCGGGACATGGAAACCCGTCACGGCCCGATCGAACAGGGCCGCGTCGCGGTGATCGCCATGGGCAAGCTGGGGGGGCGCGAAATGACGGCCTCGTCTGATCTGGACCTCATCCTGATCTACGATCATCCGCAGGATGTGAGCCAGTCGTCGGGAAATCGTCCGCTCAGTGCCGGGCAATATTACCAGAGGCTCACACAACGTTTCGTCTCTGCTCTCACGGTGCCCACCGCCGAAGGGCCGCTCTACGAGGTGGACATGCGCCTCCGCCCATCGGGCAGCAAGGGACCGGTGGCCGCAAGTTTTCCGAGCTTCAAGGCCTATCACGCCGAGAGCGCCTGGACCTGGGAGAAGCTCGCCATGACCCGCGCCCGCGTGGTGGCAGGCGACACCAGCCTGGTGGCCGAGCTTGAGGAGGCCATCAAGGGCTTCCTCTCCGCCCGCCGCGACGAGGCCGCCACCCGGAAGGATGTGGTTGACATGCGCAGTCTCATGCTGCGCGAACATCTCCCCAAGATCGTGTGGGACATCAAGCGCATGCGGGGCGGTCTGGTGGAACTGGAGTTCATCGCCCAGTTCCTGCAACTGCTGCATGCCCACGATCATCCCGGCGTGTTGCGCACCAACACGGTGGCGGCATATGAAGCCTTGCAGGCAGCATCTGTTCTCACGGCCGCTGATGCGTTCCAGTTGGTCGAGGCCTCGCGCCTTTTCCATCGGCTCACGCAAGTGCTGCGGCTCTGCCTCGACCACACCTTCGAACCCGACAAGGCTCTGCCAGGCTTGAACCGGGCCATTGCTGCGGCTGCCCAGGTGCCGGACGTGCGCATTGCCGAGGACGTGCTTCGGGAAAAGGAAGCCGGCATTGCCGCCCTCTTTGACCGTCTGGTGGGGCCGCCCGCACCCTGAACCGGCTTGCGGAAAAAATCGTGAACATCAGCGACGGAATCTCACGGGCCGTCCGTCTTGTGTGTGGAAACCGGTTCCACACATGACAATCGACGGCAACACATCAGGAGATCAAAGTGAGGAAAACCATTGTTCTGGCAGCCGGTCTGGCCCTTCTTGCGGGCAGCACCGCCTTCGCCAACGAACCCTATCTGCCCCGCACCCAGAAGGGGTTCGACAAGGCGGACGCCAACCATGACGGCAAGCTCGCCCTGGCAGAATTCACCCCGCTGGCTGAACGCCGCCTGCAGAAAATGGACGGCAACGGCGACAAGGCCGTAACAGCTGCGGAAATCGAGGCCCGCCTTCAGGAGGTGTTGAAGCGCCGCCTGGAACGCACCATGGCTCTCATGGATACCGACAAGGATGGATCAATCACCCAGCGGGAACTCGACAAGATCGCCGCCGACATGTTCAATAGCGCCGACACCGACAAGGACGGAGACCTGAGCATGGCGGAAGCCCACGACTTCAAGCGTGGTGTCTGGCGCAAGGGCTATGTGGCGCAACCAGGCTCCTCCGCCGGAACAGGCAACTGACGGAGACGCCTTGGCCATCACGCCATACCGCGAACGGCCCATGGCGGGTCTGCATCAGGCCACTGATGCGGACCTGCTGGTGCATGCCGGGCGGCGTGAAGCCCACGCCTTTGCCGCGCTGGTGGACCGGCATTTCCCCGTCGTTCACCGCGTGGTGTGGCGAATGATGAATGGACACGCCGATGCCGAGGATGTGGCCCAGGAGGCCTTCCTGCGGCTGTGGCGCGATCCCTCTCAGGTGCGCGAGGGGCCAGCCCTGCGGGGATGGCTCATACGCGTTGCGAGTAACATTGTGATGGACCGTTTCAGGGTCAAACCCATGCTGGAGTTGGATGAAACAGGCGAACTGGCCGATGGCCGTGGAACGGCGGAGGATGCGATGGACAGAAGCCGCGCCGTCGCCACCATCGACGCTGCCGTTGCAGGCCTTCCCGAACGGCAAAAGCTGGCGATGACGCTGGTGCATTTCGAACAGATGACCAACATCGCCGCCGCCGCCATCATGGACGTCAGCGTGGATGCCCTTGAATCCCTTCTGGCGCGGGCCCGCCGCAGCCTCAAGGAACGCCTTGCCCCCGACAAGTCAACGCTGCTGGCGACACTCGCCGCAGAAAGGACCTGAGCCATGAACCGCAACCATGAACCCATGACAGACCGGGAACTTGATCTCCTGCTGGCCCATGCAACAGTGCCATCATTGCCGGAAGGTGCGCGCGACCGGCTGATGCAGCGGCTTGCGGGCGAGGCATCATCGCCACCCGCGAATACGGTTGTTCCGTTCCGGCGGGCGGCTGCAGCGCCCTCGCGGATTGGCTGGCTGGCGGGTTTGCCCCTTGCCGCATCATTGGCGCTCGGCATCTACCTGGGCAGCGGCGGCACGCTTGAGAATTATCTGCCGTCCACCGCCTACGACATGTTGGCAGGGAACGCGGACGACGCCGTCACCGGCATCGAAGATGTGGAAAGTTTCAACGAGGACGATCTTTCATGAGCGACGCGATGACACCGATCGAACCGCCCGTGACAGCAGAGTCGGCCATCCGCCGCCCCTGGCTGCCGCAGTTGCGCTCACGATGGTGGACGCTGCTGCTCGGCGTCTCGTTGATGGCGAACCTGCTGGTGATCGGGCTGGCCCTGGGCTTCGGCTATGAGGGCCGCAGGGCCGAGCGCCTGATGGGGGCCAGCTACATCCAGATGATCCCCCGCGATTTCCTCCGCAACCTGCCACGCGAGCGGCGTGAAGAGTTGATGGGGATCGTGCACGACAAGCTGCATCAGCTGCGGGAACTCCGCGCCACGTCCGATGCCTCGCCGCTCAAACTGGCCGAAGCGCTGGAAAAACCAGATGCAAGCGATGCTGAAATCCGCGCGGCTGTCGAAGCCTTTGCGACAGGCAACGGCAGCCTCGCAGCGGGTGGCGCAGGCGTCACCATGGAAATCGTCAGCAAACTGACGCCGGACGAGCGCAAGGAACTCGCCCAGGCCATCCGCGACCGGGCCGAACGCGCCGCACGCCGCCGCCGCAATTGAGAAGGCTCAGGCCGAGGGCAGGGTGACGGTCACGGTTGTCCCGCGGCCCACCACGCTCACGATGTCGAGTGTGCCATTGTGCAACTCGACGAGCGAACGCGAGATGGCGAGGCCGAGGCCTGAGCCGCCGCGACTCTTGGTGAACTGGTTTTCCACCTGCTCGAAGGGCCGCCCGAGCTTCTGAATGTCCCGCTGCGGAATGCCGATGCCCGTGTCCGTGATCGTGAACACGAAGTTGGTCGCCGTCGTGCGCCCGCTGATCGTCACCTTGCCGCCTTCGGGTGTGAACTTTACCGCATTGGAGAGCAGGTTGATCAAAACCTGCTTCAGGGCGCGGCGGTCTGCACGGAACGGGCGCGCATTCTCGCTGTCCTGAACAAGTGTCAGCTTGCCCTCGGTAGCGCGTGGCCCCACCAGGCGCATCACTTCCTCCAGCAGGGAGGGGAACGACAACTCGCTGATCTCGAGGTCCAGACGGCCGGCTTCGATCTTGGACATGTCGAGAATGTCATTGATCACGTCGAGCAGGAACTGGCCACTGCGGCGAATGTCGTTGGCATATTCAATGTATTTTGGCGTACCGAGCGGACCAAAAAACTCGTTCGTCATCACCTCGCTGAAGCCGATGATGGCATTGAGCGGCGTGCGCAATTCATGGCTCATGTTCGCGAGGAATTCGGACTTGGAGCGGTTCGCCGCCTCGGCGCGTGCCTTTTCGCTCGCATACTTGTCCGCCAGTTCGGCGAGACGCTGCGATTGTTCTTCGGCTGTCTGCCGTTCCTTCTGCAGGTCGCGCACGGCCTCCATCAGGGTCTTTTCAGACGACAGCAGGTTCTCCTCCTGCTTCTTCAGCGGCGTGATGTCGGTGCCCACGGAAACAAAGCCGCCGTCCTTGGTGCGCCGTTCGTTGATCTGCAGCCAGCGCCCATCGGCAAGCTGCACTTCGACGGAACGCGCCCCGGACTTGTCGATGATCTGCCCCGGCACATACTGCTTCACCACCGGCTCGCGTGAGGACTGCGCAACC
The nucleotide sequence above comes from Hyphomicrobiales bacterium. Encoded proteins:
- a CDS encoding HAMP domain-containing histidine kinase, whose product is MTINSKIFRTSTFRLAAIYLIFFALSVSSVLGYVYWNTVGILERQTDETIRAEVQGLSDQYRLLSLAGVVDVVKRRIEEGGGSIYLLVNSDLERIIGNIDMLPAANTGEAGWVDFPIAVGKGIARQRHTGRAYHAPLPGGYLLLVGRDVEEQRLFSTTIRQAVSWALGLALVLGLGGGWLLSRNFLRRVDAITETSRTIMAGDFTQRMPVSGSDDELDRLAQSLNDMLGQIERLMAGMKEVSGNVAHDLRTPLTRMRARIESALRSDEPAGHKLALEKTLEDSDRLLSTFNALLSIARAEAGQSREGLAETDAASIVHEVAELYEPIVEDAGGTLKLEVEPDIPVRADRQLLAQALSNLLDNALKYGGTEEAKGTVVTVTAKSVDGKAVITVADTGSGIAPEDRTRVLDRFVRLDESRNKPGNGLGLSLVSSVMKLHGGSLTLEDAGPGLLAKLELPLLAEARSPA
- a CDS encoding cytochrome c-type biogenesis protein CcmH, with product MLRFFSAALLTLWLALPAFAVQPDEMLKDPALEARARHISAGLRCLVCQNQSIDESDAGVARDLRVLIREQLQQKKSDDEIIAFVVDRYGEYVLLKPRLETRTLVLWLTPFAILLVGGAFILLRRRQPETAPDQLSDAEKAALDAILRK
- a CDS encoding heme lyase CcmF/NrfE family subunit yields the protein MIIEFGHFALILALAVALYQTVVPQWGAWRNDATLMASASVAAVTQLILLAIAFAALTHAYLTSDFSVLNVAENSHSAKPLLYKLSGVWGNHEGSMLLWVFILSLFGAAVAVFGRDLPETTKARILSVQGSVGLAFLIFITVASNPFLRLLPPPVEGNGLNPILQDPALAFHPPFLYGGYVGLSIAFSFAVAALIEGRVDAAWARWVRPWTLVSWALLTIGIGMGAWWAYYELGWGGFWFWDPVENASLMPWLIATALLHSATIVEKRGALKIWTILLSILAFSLSLVGTFLVRSGVLTSVHAFAVDPERGIFILSILAVFVGGSLTLFAARAPSLKAGGLFATVSREGGLVLNNLLLSAACAAVFIGTLYPLALETLTGEKISVGAPYFNLTFGPIFIPLLLLVPLGPMLTWKRADILAALRRLWWAAALALLVTLLVLMVTVRGPWLAPLGIAVGLWLIFGSAAEIIQRAGFGHQTTAIAWLRLKGLPRSAFGTALAHGGLGMIVIGVIVLSLWKEEHIVTLKPGGEIPVAGYTVVFKDVQPLVGPNYDGTYGRFEIMRGDRLVKEVVSEKRQFRPRSMPTTEVGLMQGVWGDIYVVLGDPGEDGAYVVRASFNPMASVIWLGALVMFLGGLLSLTDRRLRIGVPKRAAAPVNAMPSPAE
- the ccmE gene encoding cytochrome c maturation protein CcmE — its product is MTRKQTRTAIILASLAVLGIAAGLILYAIRDTIVFFYTPSEIAEKGVQPGSRLRLGGLVEQGTLKQGSNAIYTFAVTDTIKSLSVSYKGQLPDLFREGQGVVAEGVLQGDGTMLADTVLAKHDEKYMPKDVADKLKEKGVWQEGQGGAQPATQSGAQGTSP
- a CDS encoding DegQ family serine endoprotease, yielding MSAPFSPSKKTILGLMAAALMGTTLLTASTFLPPPGHALAQTQTQIAVDPTRSFAPLVEKVMPSVVSVQVKIAEVSDTGGSQQIPEQFRDFFNQFPQFRDQLPGGPGQRPQRHDGMAVGSGFVISNDGYVVTNNHVVDSAKSVQVTFQDGNSFDATVVGTDAKTDLALLKIKSDKSFPAVTLAADEAKVGDWVMAVGNPFGLGGTVTAGIVSARGRDIGNGPYDDFLQIDASINKGNSGGPSFNLNGEVVGVNSAIFSPSGGSVGIGFAIPASIVRDVVDSLKSNGAVTRGWLGVQIQPVTDDLAESLGLDKAKGAIVSDLTEDSPAQKSGIKQGDTILKANGEDIDDARDLARTIAKVKPGTEIAVDIYRAGKPETIKVKIGTMPGEPQKMAGVNKPDDGFDLSNLGLQVAPADDGAGVKITSVEPDSAAADRGLKEGDIILEVAGHQVANAADMKDALQKEDGKRVLMLVRSGDSQRYIALPRERS
- a CDS encoding response regulator transcription factor, with the protein product MRVLVIEDDREAGTWLVKGLEESGHVADLATDGEEGLAMAREGIHDVMIVDRMLPKLDGLSIIKTIRAEGIATPVLILSALSDVDERVKGLRAGGDDYLAKPYAFSELLARVEGMKRRGPEQVQDTKLRACDLEMDLLSRSVLRGGKPIPLQPREFKLLEYLVRNAGHIVTRTMLLENVWDYHFDPQTNVIDVHVSRLRSKIDKGFDEPLLQTVRGAGYMIRDN